The following is a genomic window from Acidobacteriota bacterium.
GCGGTGGTGGACGACAAGGGACGCGAAAAAGAGCGCTACCCGGTGGTCTACGGCGCGCGCGTTCTGGTGGAGGACGGCGCCCCGGTCAAACAGAACCAGATTCTGCTCGAGTGGGACCCGTACACATTCTCGATTCTTACCGAGATCAGCGGCGCCATTCACTTCAAGGACCTGGTGGACGGGCTGACCCTGCAGGAGCAAGTGGACGAGCTCACCGGCATGTCGCAGCTCGTGGTGGTGGATTCACCCGACGAGAAGCGGCAGCCGATGATTCAGGTCCGCCCGGAAGGCGCGACCGGCTCGCGCTCGGAAACCAAGAAATACCTCATGCCCACGCACGCGCACCTGATGGTCCGCGACGGGGAGGAGGTTCATGCCGGCGACGTGCTCGCGACGATCCCGCGAGAAACCACGAAGTCCAAGGACATCACGGGCGGCCTGCCGCGCGTGGTGGAACTGTTCGAGGCCCGCAAGCCCCGTGAAACCGCGATCATCTCCGAAATCAACGGCACGGTGAAGTACGGCGAAGTGAGCAAGGGCCAGCGCAAGATCTACGTGGTCGGCGAAGACGGGCAGCAGCGCGAATACGCTCTGCCGCGCGGCGTGCACATCAACGTGCAGGAAGGCGAGCGCGTCAAGGCGGGCGAACCGCTCATGGACGGCCCGCGCAACCCTCACGACATCCTGGACGTTCTCGGCGAAAAGGAGCTGCAGAAGTACCTTGTCAACGAGATCCAGGAGGTCTACCGTCTGCAGGGCGTCAACATCAACGACAAGCACATCGAGACCATCGTCAGGCAGATGATGCGGTGGGTGAAGATCGAGGATGTGGGCGACACCGAGTTCCTGATCGACGACGTGGTGGATCGGTTCCGGTTCATCGAGGAGAACGAGCGCGTGGTGACGTCTGGTGGCGTGCCCGCGAAGGGACGCCCGATGCTGCTCGGCATCACCAAGGCGTCGCTCTCGACCGACTCGTTCATCTCGGCGGCCTCGTTCCAGGAGACCACGCGCGTGCTCACCGAGGCGTCCATCAGCGGGCGCACCGATACGCTGCGCGGTCTCAAGGAGAACGTCACGATGGGCCGGCTCATCCCGGCCGGGACGGGCTTCTACGCGTACTCGCACGTCCACATCCCGTCGGACACGCCGCCGCCGTCGCCGCAGGCGCCGTACGAGGACATGGACGCCGACCGCGACATCGACTACCTGACCGACCCCGACGAACTCCTCGACCGGGACCGCGGCGAGGTGGTCGAGTAGGGTACCCACCACCCACGGCAGGGTCGGCACCAACATTCCTGTGGAGGCCAGGGGTTTCAACCCCTGGCCTTTTTTCGTGTCGCGAACCTTTTCGCTCCGGCACTCGTCGGATGGGCATAGCATATATGTCTATGCCATCTATTGAGGGACGGATGCTCGATCGCGAGCTGAAGAAGGGCGCCGCCGAGCTCGTCATCCTGTCGATCGTCGAGACGCAGGCGCGGCATGGGTACGAGATCAGCAAGCTGATCGAGGAGCGATCCCACGGCCACCTGCGCTTCCACGTCGCGTCGCTCTACCCGCTCCTCTATCGCCTCGAAGAACGCGGCTGGCTGAAAGGGCGCTGGGTGGAGAAGGCGGGCCAGCGCCGTCGCCGCTACTACGCGCTCACGCCCGACGGCACGCGTGTGCTCGGCGCGCAGCGCGAGACGTGGCGCACGTTCGTCCTTGCGATGTCGCTCGTCACGGGAGCCGACCATGCCTGACTGGAAGCCGCTGGTGCGTGAGCGCCTGGCCACCCTGCGCCTCGATCCGTCCCGCGAGCACGAGATTCTCGAGGAGCTCGCCGAGCATCTGGATCAGCGCTACGAGGAACTGCTCCGCGAGGGGTGCGGGGAGGCGGAGGCGCGGCGGACGTCGCTCGACGAGCTCGTCGAGCCTGACGTGCTCGCGGAGTACATGCGGCCGCTGAAGCAGGCGCACGTGCCGGAGCCCATCGCACCTGGCACGCCGCGCAGCGCGTTGCTCGGCGATCTCTGGCAGGACCTGCGCTACGGCATCCGCACACTGCGTCGTCAGCCCGGCTTTGCGGCCACGGCGGTGCTCACGCTCGCACTCGGCATCGGCGCCACGAGTGCACTGGTCGCGCTTGCCGACGCCACGCTGCTGCGCCCGCTGCCGTTCCCGGAGCCTGAACGCAACGTGGTGATCTGGGAGCGCACGGCGGCGTCGCAGCGCGAACGCGCCTCCCTTCTGAACATGGAGGACTGGAGGGCCAGGGGCCGCAGCGTCGAGGCTGTCGCCGGCCTCACGCCCAACGTCGGGAGCATGGTCCTGAGCAAGGCCGACGGGACCGCCGACTCGGTGTCTCGCCAGTGGGTCACCTACGGCTACTTCGACGCGCTGGGCCTGCGGCCGATCGTCGGCCGGTTCTTCACCGCTGACGACGATCGTGCCCGGGCGTTGGTGGTCGTCCTGAGCGAGTCGCTGTGGCGCTCGCATTTCGATGCCGATCCGGCGCTGATCGGTACGACCGTCCGTCTCGACGGCGAGCAGTGGACCGTCGTCGGCATCGCGCCCGGGTCGGCGCAGGTGACGCCCACATCCATGTGGGCCATACGGCCATACCTCGGCGCGCCGCCGCGAGTCCGCGGATTCCACAACGTCGTGGCGATCGGCCGCCTGAAGCCGGGCGTGACCGTTGCCGCCGCGCAGGCGGACCTGGCGCGCGTGTCGGAGGAACTGGCTCGCGAGCACGCAGAGACCAATGCGGGCCGCAGCGTGTCGATCGAACCGATGCGCGATACCCTCGTCGGGCGCGATCTCAGACTCACCAGCGCGCTGCTCCTCGGCGTTGTCGTGGCGGTGCTGTTGCTCTGCTGCGCCAACATCGCGTCGCTGCTGCTCGTGCGTGCCACGGCCCGGAGTCGCGAACTGGCCATCCGATCCGCACTCGGCGCCGATCGCGCACGCGTGGCGCGGCAGCTCCTCACCGAGAGCCTGCTCCTGGCCCTTGTCGGCGGCGGGCTCGGCCTCTCCCTCGGCGCGGGGATCGTGCGCTTGGCACCCCTGGTGATTCCAGATGGCCTCCTGCCGTCGCTCGTGACGCTCACGTTCGACGGCCGCGTGGCGGCCATGAGCGCGGCGATCACGCTGGCTGCGGGTCTGCTCTTCGGCATGACGCCGGCATGGCATGCCGCCCGGATCGCGCCGGCCGCGGCACTGGCCGCCGAGGGGCGATCGGTGACAGGGCGCGGCGAACGACTGCGATCGCTGCTGGTGGGTGGCGAGGTCGCCGCAGCGGTGTTGCTGCTCGTGGGGGCTGGCCTGCTGCTGCGGACGCTCATGGCCGTCGCGTGGACCGACCGCGGCTACCGCGCCGAGAGCGTGCTGACGATGACGATCGACCCGCTGAGCAGCCGGTATCCGGACGACGCCTCGGAGTTGCAGTTGTATGAAGACCTGCGGACCGAGATTTCGGCGGTGCCCGGCGTGCGAGACGTCGCGTTCGCCACGACGCTGCCCCTGGGCCGGTCGTACTTCGGAGACGTGCCGTTCCATGTGACGGGCGAACCGCTGCCGGCGGACGGCAGGTACCCGACCGCCGACCACCAGATCGTGAGCTCGCGCTACTTCGACACCATCGACCTGCCTCTCGTCGCGGGGCGCGCGTTCACCGACGGCGATCGCGACGGCACGGTCCCTGTCTGCATCGTCAACGAGGCGTTCGTGGCGCGGTACCTGGCTGGGCGTACGGCTGTCGGCGCGCGTCTCGAGGTGAGGTCGGGCGATGGGCCGGAGTCGCCGCCGGTCGTGCGCGAGATCGTGGGCGTGGCGCGACAGGTCAAGGGACGTCCTGACGAAACGGACGCCTTCGCGCAGATCTACGTGCCGCTCACGCAGTTCGCCGTGGGTGACGTGTTCCTCCTGGTGCGCCCGCAGTCGGGTTCGTCCGCTGCTCTCGCACCATCGGTGAAGGCGGCGATCGGACGTGTCGATCGCGATCAGCTCGTGAGCGTACGGGACACGATCACGCTCGAGGCGGTCGCGGCGTCCGCTTCAGGTGGACACAGATTCCGCGCGTTGCTCGTGGCCGCATTCGCGGCGCTGGCGCTCGTGATGGCGATGGTCGGCCTGTTCGGCGTGATGGCGTATGCGGTGCAGCAGCGTCGGCGTGAGCTCGGCCTGCGACGCGTACTCGGCGCACGGGGCGGCGACGTGCTGCGTGTGGTGCTCGGATCCGCGTGGCGCACGCTCGTCGGCGGTACGGTGGTCGGCCTGCTCCTGGCGCTCGCCGCCGGTCGTGCGCTCGCCACGCTGCTCTACGGCGTCTCGGCCGTCGATCCCACGACATTCGCTGTCGTCATCGTCGTCGTCGTTCTCACCACGACCCTGGCCGCCATCGTCCCCGCGCTGCGCGCCTTGCGCGTCCATCCCGCGGTGGTGTTGCGGGAGTAGGTGTAGACGCTGCCGGACTTGTCCGGCAGTCGGTGATCTCCGCCCGCCGGATGAAATCCGGCGGCTACACCTGATGGAGGCGGGGTCTCCGATGCTCGGCCCGTGTTCGTCCTCCCTGTGCTTCGGCGTTGAGCACTGCGGGGGGACGACAATGAAGAAACTGCGGGTGTTGGGAATGGCGGTCCTGACCGTGTGTGTCGGGGCGCCGGCGGCGCATGCGCAAATGCCAGAGGGTGTCGCAGGGCTTCTGCCCAACCTCATCCTCAACGGCATCAGACTCGACGCGGGAACGCCCGTGCCGCACGATGCGCACTTCACGCCGCTCAACGAGTTGTACGTGGGCACCGACCCCCGATCGGGGCGCGGGTTCCAGCTCGACGCGGCCGAGGTCGTGCTCAACTTCAACCGTCTGCTCGCGACGCAGTTCGCGACGTTTCCGATCGGTTCGTCGAGCGGCGCGTTCTCGTTCCAGATCGACGAATCGACGGGGCTGCCCGTGCGGCGCACGCGCAGTTTCGGACCGTCGTTCGGCGAGCGGACGATGACCATCGGCCGCGGCCGCTTCTCGGTGGGTGCGGCGTATCAGCGTACGTCGTACGACCAGTTCGAGGGGCAGGATCTCGAGGACGGCTCGCTGCAGTTCCTGCTGCCGCACAACGATTGCTGTCCGGCGCAGGTCGGCCTGCAGGCCACCGGCGATGGCAACCTGCTCAACCCCGGATTCGAGTCCGACATCGTGACGGTCCGTGTGGCGATGAAGGCGGCGACCGATACGACGGCGTTCTTTGCCACCTACGGCATCACCGATCGGTTGGACGTGGCGGTGACGGTGCCGCTCGTGAAGGTGTCGCTCGAAGCGCGGGCCGACGCGGAGATCGTCAGGCTCGGGACGGCGTTCCAGCCGCTCGTACACACGTTCGAGACGGGACATGACGTGTCGCGGAAGTCCTTCTTCGATTCGCGCAGCGCGAGCGGCATCGGCGACGTGACGTTGCGCACCAAGTACAACTTCCTCCAGCAGGGCGCACAGGGGCTGGCCGGCACGTTCGACCTGCGGCTTCCGACGGGCGATGCCGAGAACCTGCTCGGCACAGGTGCGCTGCAGGGACGTGTCGGGCTGGTGGTGTCGACGGGCACCGACAGGTTCGCGCAGCACGTGAACGTCGGGTACACGTTCAGCGGAAACACGGACGTCGGGACCTACATCGGCAACGACGAGACGCTGCAGGGCGTCCTGCTGCCGAGCAGCACGCCGCCCGACGAGCTCCAGTTCAATGGCGGCGTGGAGTTCGCTGCGACCGATCGGCTCACGCTGCTTGGTGAGTTCATGGGGCGGACCCTGCGCAATGTCGGCCGCCTGCACGTGGGCGAGCGCACGTTCCCGTACTCGCCGCAGGGCCAGCCGGTGGTGTCGCCGGTGCTGCAGTCGCAGTCGTTCCGCGAGTTCCAGGCCAGCGAAGGCTCGCTGACGATGGGCCTGGCCGCCGTCGGCGCGAAGGTCAGCGTCGGATCACGCGCCTTGCTGTCGGCGCACGTGTTGCTCCCGGTCACCAACGCCGGCCTCCGCAGCCGCACCACGGTTACGGTAGGAATCGATTACACGTTTTAGGAGTGCCTATCTCACGATCCGGGTCGCCGTGATGCGCCACGTGGGCGCCTTTGTCAGGCTGAACACGCGGCGACGAGTGTCGGTGGTGCGGCGGCCGCCGACGCGGAGTTCGGCGACGAACGACTCGGCGCAGTCGGCCGAGGCCGAGCCCGACGTCGCGTCCACCGAGATGCGGCAGCCGCTGAGCGCGAGTTCGACGCTGCGCAGCTGGCTGAACTGGTCCTGCAGCGCGCCATACGCGCCCGGCTGCACCGCGTCGACGGCGCGTGCGTCGCGCGCCGAGTACGCGCGGGCCCAGTTGGTGAGCTGCGTCTGGATCAACGACTCGTCACTCGGTCCTGCCGCTTCTGCCTGCCGGACAGGCGGCGTCGGTTCGGTGACGGGACGCGTTTCGCCCGACGTCACCGGTGGCGGGACGACCGGCGGTGGCGAGACAGCCTCACGTGGTGGCGTGACGGGCGTGGTATCGCGGGCACCCTCGCCACCGCGCGTATCCATCGTCACGGGGGCAACCGGTGCGTCGGCGGCAGCCTTGCGCGGGTGCCTGTCGTCCACGCGCGACGGCGTGGCGATTGTTCCGGATGTGCCTGGCGTACCGTCGGCCTTGCCCGACGACTCGGGCGACTCCGCGGGTGTGACAGGTACCCGCGGATCCGCTGTCGTTTCGCCTGGCGTACGCGGCGCGTCGACGGGCGCCGGCGGAGTGGATTCTCCGTCGCGACGCATCCCACCGCTGCTGGTCCACAACACCACGGCAAGGATGCTCGCGAGCACGACGCCGGCAGCGCCTGCCACGAGTGGCCAGCGCGCACCGCGAACGGGCGGCGCAGGAGCGGCGACGGGTTCCTCGGCGGTGACCCTGACTCCACCGTCGATGGGGGCTGTCGACCGTGGCGTATCGGGACCTGCGGACGACTCCGTCCGATCCAGTGCATGCGACCAGATGAGCGGCGGGCTTGCCGCCGTGTGATGACCATCGGTCCCCGGCTCCGGCGCGTGCGCGCCTGATTCCCTACTCGCCGCGGAGGCCACGCGCAGCAGATCCGTGCGCATCGCGTCGAGGTGTGGATAGCGGTCGTCTGGCGATCGCGCCATCGCGCGCTCGACGACCGCGCAGAGCGCGGGATCGGGATCCGGCAGCAGTTCCTGCAGCGGCGTCGGGGAACCGTGGACGATCTGATAGGTCAGGGTGGCGAGGTTGTTGCCCGGGAACGCCTTCTCGTACGTGAGCAGTTCGTAGAGCACGAGGCCGACGGCGAAGATGTCGCTGCGGTGGTCGAGGTCCTGGCCGGTGATCTGCTCCGGCGACATGTAGTTCAGGGTCCCGACGATGTTGCCCTGCATCGTCAGGCCCATGGTGGCGCCGATGTCTCCGCCGCCGCGGGCGATGCCGAAGTCGAGCAGGCGGACCGTGCCCGACCCGCTGCTCACGATGAGGTTGGACGGTTTGACGTCGCGATGGATGACCCCCGCGCGATGCGCGAACGCGAGTCCCGCGCAGAGGTCGGCCGCCATCAGGAGCTTGCGCTGGAGGTTCCAGGGCGCGCGCCGGCGGATGCCTTCCGAGAGCGGTTCACCCTCGATGTATTCCATCGCGATGAACGGCTGCTGCTCGTGCTCGCCGACCGTATAGATCGCGACGATGTTCGGGTGCTGGAGTCGTGCGACGATACGGGCTTCACGTCTGAAGCGTTCGCGTTGGTCCTCGGTGTCTGCGCGGAGGACCTTGAGCGCGACGGGTCGTCGCAACA
Proteins encoded in this region:
- a CDS encoding ABC transporter permease; the encoded protein is MPDWKPLVRERLATLRLDPSREHEILEELAEHLDQRYEELLREGCGEAEARRTSLDELVEPDVLAEYMRPLKQAHVPEPIAPGTPRSALLGDLWQDLRYGIRTLRRQPGFAATAVLTLALGIGATSALVALADATLLRPLPFPEPERNVVIWERTAASQRERASLLNMEDWRARGRSVEAVAGLTPNVGSMVLSKADGTADSVSRQWVTYGYFDALGLRPIVGRFFTADDDRARALVVVLSESLWRSHFDADPALIGTTVRLDGEQWTVVGIAPGSAQVTPTSMWAIRPYLGAPPRVRGFHNVVAIGRLKPGVTVAAAQADLARVSEELAREHAETNAGRSVSIEPMRDTLVGRDLRLTSALLLGVVVAVLLLCCANIASLLLVRATARSRELAIRSALGADRARVARQLLTESLLLALVGGGLGLSLGAGIVRLAPLVIPDGLLPSLVTLTFDGRVAAMSAAITLAAGLLFGMTPAWHAARIAPAAALAAEGRSVTGRGERLRSLLVGGEVAAAVLLLVGAGLLLRTLMAVAWTDRGYRAESVLTMTIDPLSSRYPDDASELQLYEDLRTEISAVPGVRDVAFATTLPLGRSYFGDVPFHVTGEPLPADGRYPTADHQIVSSRYFDTIDLPLVAGRAFTDGDRDGTVPVCIVNEAFVARYLAGRTAVGARLEVRSGDGPESPPVVREIVGVARQVKGRPDETDAFAQIYVPLTQFAVGDVFLLVRPQSGSSAALAPSVKAAIGRVDRDQLVSVRDTITLEAVAASASGGHRFRALLVAAFAALALVMAMVGLFGVMAYAVQQRRRELGLRRVLGARGGDVLRVVLGSAWRTLVGGTVVGLLLALAAGRALATLLYGVSAVDPTTFAVVIVVVVLTTTLAAIVPALRALRVHPAVVLRE
- a CDS encoding DNA-directed RNA polymerase subunit beta', whose protein sequence is AVVDDKGREKERYPVVYGARVLVEDGAPVKQNQILLEWDPYTFSILTEISGAIHFKDLVDGLTLQEQVDELTGMSQLVVVDSPDEKRQPMIQVRPEGATGSRSETKKYLMPTHAHLMVRDGEEVHAGDVLATIPRETTKSKDITGGLPRVVELFEARKPRETAIISEINGTVKYGEVSKGQRKIYVVGEDGQQREYALPRGVHINVQEGERVKAGEPLMDGPRNPHDILDVLGEKELQKYLVNEIQEVYRLQGVNINDKHIETIVRQMMRWVKIEDVGDTEFLIDDVVDRFRFIEENERVVTSGGVPAKGRPMLLGITKASLSTDSFISAASFQETTRVLTEASISGRTDTLRGLKENVTMGRLIPAGTGFYAYSHVHIPSDTPPPSPQAPYEDMDADRDIDYLTDPDELLDRDRGEVVE
- a CDS encoding PadR family transcriptional regulator, with amino-acid sequence MLDRELKKGAAELVILSIVETQARHGYEISKLIEERSHGHLRFHVASLYPLLYRLEERGWLKGRWVEKAGQRRRRYYALTPDGTRVLGAQRETWRTFVLAMSLVTGADHA
- a CDS encoding protein kinase, which translates into the protein MSETPTHISHYEIRRVLGEGGMGTVYLATDTLLRRPVALKVLRADTEDQRERFRREARIVARLQHPNIVAIYTVGEHEQQPFIAMEYIEGEPLSEGIRRRAPWNLQRKLLMAADLCAGLAFAHRAGVIHRDVKPSNLIVSSGSGTVRLLDFGIARGGGDIGATMGLTMQGNIVGTLNYMSPEQITGQDLDHRSDIFAVGLVLYELLTYEKAFPGNNLATLTYQIVHGSPTPLQELLPDPDPALCAVVERAMARSPDDRYPHLDAMRTDLLRVASAASRESGAHAPEPGTDGHHTAASPPLIWSHALDRTESSAGPDTPRSTAPIDGGVRVTAEEPVAAPAPPVRGARWPLVAGAAGVVLASILAVVLWTSSGGMRRDGESTPPAPVDAPRTPGETTADPRVPVTPAESPESSGKADGTPGTSGTIATPSRVDDRHPRKAAADAPVAPVTMDTRGGEGARDTTPVTPPREAVSPPPVVPPPVTSGETRPVTEPTPPVRQAEAAGPSDESLIQTQLTNWARAYSARDARAVDAVQPGAYGALQDQFSQLRSVELALSGCRISVDATSGSASADCAESFVAELRVGGRRTTDTRRRVFSLTKAPTWRITATRIVR